The following proteins are encoded in a genomic region of Leifsonia psychrotolerans:
- a CDS encoding helix-turn-helix domain-containing protein, protein MTQSLPTHRVPDALRVALFSAKVSQQKAASVTGYSSSAISRRLAGDTPITLDDLNRIAAAAGLDVQIILTEKIAA, encoded by the coding sequence ATGACCCAATCACTACCCACTCACCGGGTACCGGATGCTCTGCGAGTGGCACTGTTCAGTGCCAAGGTGTCGCAGCAGAAGGCCGCATCCGTCACCGGCTACTCATCATCCGCCATATCGCGAAGGCTCGCAGGCGACACGCCTATCACCCTGGACGACCTGAACAGAATCGCTGCGGCGGCGGGGCTCGACGTGCAGATCATTCTCACCGAGAAGATCGCGGCGTGA
- a CDS encoding metallopeptidase family protein — MLQLDHEGFERLVIDELDLLPDDMLDGLDNVIFVVEDLPEDGSLDLLGLYDGIALTERGQYGFGEMPDRIILYRQPLLAFCADIDELRDQIHITLVHEIAHFYGIDDSRLHELGWG; from the coding sequence ATGCTTCAGTTAGACCATGAGGGTTTCGAACGCCTCGTCATCGATGAACTCGATCTCTTGCCCGACGACATGCTCGACGGGCTCGACAACGTCATCTTCGTCGTCGAAGATCTTCCCGAGGACGGCTCGCTTGACCTTCTGGGCTTGTACGACGGTATCGCTCTCACCGAGCGTGGGCAGTATGGCTTCGGCGAGATGCCGGACCGGATCATCCTCTACCGCCAGCCTCTCCTCGCGTTCTGCGCTGACATCGACGAGTTGCGCGACCAAATTCACATCACGCTGGTGCACGAGATTGCGCACTTCTATGGAATCGATGATTCCCGGCTCCACGAACTTGGCTGGGGCTAG
- a CDS encoding ATP-binding protein translates to MDDQPTDVTATLWSAVRALPDAGVMLIDGPSGAGKSTLADQLLAQWPGSRRPTLVRLDDIYPGWAGLDAGILHLNRFLLHPRSLGAEAAWQRFDWSKEAPGEWTTVEGTRPLIVEGCGAMAAANAPLAQVRVWIDADDRVRKQRALDRDGEVFRAHWDEWDSEWAEYVNRDRPARRATIRFSSTEKA, encoded by the coding sequence TTGGATGATCAGCCAACTGATGTGACCGCGACGCTGTGGAGCGCGGTGCGCGCCCTTCCAGACGCGGGAGTGATGCTCATTGATGGTCCGAGTGGTGCGGGAAAAAGCACCTTGGCCGATCAGCTGCTGGCTCAGTGGCCGGGATCACGCCGACCAACGCTCGTGCGCCTCGATGACATCTATCCGGGCTGGGCTGGTCTCGATGCCGGCATCCTGCACCTCAACCGCTTTCTGTTGCACCCCCGTTCTCTCGGCGCTGAGGCGGCCTGGCAACGCTTTGACTGGTCGAAGGAAGCTCCCGGGGAATGGACCACGGTCGAGGGCACTCGCCCTCTAATCGTGGAAGGCTGTGGCGCGATGGCGGCCGCGAATGCGCCACTCGCGCAGGTTCGTGTCTGGATCGATGCTGACGACCGCGTGCGCAAGCAGCGTGCTCTCGACCGCGATGGTGAGGTCTTTCGCGCTCACTGGGACGAATGGGACAGCGAATGGGCGGAGTATGTGAACCGTGATCGGCCCGCTCGACGGGCGACCATCCGTTTCTCCTCCACCGAAAAGGCATGA
- a CDS encoding SCO4848 family membrane protein yields MITTLAILLLVNALWNFVVWPQFYKRVNKDVRARDATGKPTKFLIVHAVLIGISLVLAVVSLIVAIFALSAG; encoded by the coding sequence ATGATTACAACACTCGCCATCCTGCTTCTCGTCAACGCACTCTGGAATTTTGTGGTCTGGCCGCAGTTCTACAAGCGAGTCAACAAGGATGTCCGAGCTCGGGATGCCACGGGCAAACCGACGAAGTTCCTGATTGTGCATGCCGTGTTGATCGGAATTTCCTTGGTCTTGGCGGTCGTGTCATTGATTGTTGCGATTTTCGCCCTTTCGGCGGGTTAA
- a CDS encoding helix-turn-helix domain-containing protein, which produces MRNATVSKFPEQTSHRNNVAAAVRAHMGVRQIKDAALAREIGMTQSTMSRRTNGEMPFDVDELGRIARVFGISLVELISMPKGHPSD; this is translated from the coding sequence ATGAGAAACGCGACCGTAAGCAAGTTCCCCGAGCAGACCAGCCATCGGAACAACGTTGCAGCAGCCGTGCGCGCGCACATGGGCGTCCGACAGATCAAGGATGCCGCGCTGGCCCGCGAGATCGGGATGACTCAATCCACGATGAGCCGCCGCACCAATGGCGAAATGCCATTCGACGTAGACGAGCTGGGGCGCATTGCGCGCGTCTTCGGCATCAGTCTCGTTGAGCTGATCTCAATGCCCAAGGGGCACCCTTCAGATTAG
- a CDS encoding thioredoxin family protein, which yields MDLVFFSSAFCEPCLQTREVLAEVARMVPNATVSEFDVARDNAEAEANGIRSTPTVLVRNASGVEVFRAVGAPTLDQVLVAAAKAI from the coding sequence ATGGACCTGGTCTTCTTCTCCTCCGCGTTCTGCGAGCCGTGCCTGCAGACGCGCGAGGTTCTCGCTGAGGTGGCGCGGATGGTGCCGAACGCGACAGTGTCCGAGTTCGACGTCGCGCGAGATAACGCCGAGGCTGAGGCCAACGGGATCCGTTCGACGCCGACCGTGCTGGTGCGAAACGCTTCGGGCGTCGAGGTATTCCGCGCCGTCGGCGCGCCCACTCTCGATCAGGTGCTGGTCGCCGCGGCCAAGGCCATCTGA
- a CDS encoding ABC transporter ATP-binding protein encodes MTASIDARGWGWRHAGRQRWAVGNLDLRIEPGERVLLLGASGAGKSTLLHALAGVQGGDDEGEETGELLVNGVDPRAVRGQSGLLLQDPDSQVILARVGDDVAFGCENLGVPREQIWSRVTGALEMVGLDLPLDHPTSRLSGGQKQRLALAGVLAMRPSLLLLDEPTANLDPDGVREVRDSVARVLAHTDATFVVIEHRVSIWQDLVDRIIVLDAGGGILADGPPTDVLCSHGERLAENGVWVPQRPAPAPVRRPTGASEPLLRTESLGIARTPRQIVQSDLDLTVNSGEIQVITGKNGVGKSTLALTVAGLLKPGSGRVVATPGFAAGAGPSPIAWKSRQLLPRIGTVFQDPEHQFIAATVRAELAVGPKALGRDTADTRRHLDGLLERLRLDHLAEANPFTLSGGEKRRLSVATVLASRPRLLVLDEPTFGQDCRTWQEIVTLLAELADEGTGVIAVSHDTEFVTALADRRLDLNLPVGTPQ; translated from the coding sequence ATGACCGCATCCATTGACGCGCGCGGATGGGGCTGGCGCCACGCCGGGCGCCAGCGCTGGGCCGTTGGCAATCTGGACCTCCGCATTGAGCCGGGGGAACGCGTGCTGCTCCTCGGCGCATCCGGTGCCGGTAAATCGACCCTCCTGCACGCCCTCGCCGGCGTGCAGGGGGGAGACGACGAGGGCGAAGAGACCGGTGAGCTTCTGGTGAACGGTGTCGATCCGCGCGCTGTTCGCGGCCAGTCCGGTTTGCTGCTGCAAGATCCGGATTCTCAGGTGATTCTGGCCCGGGTGGGCGACGATGTGGCGTTCGGCTGCGAGAACCTCGGCGTGCCGCGTGAACAGATCTGGTCGCGGGTCACCGGTGCGCTTGAGATGGTGGGGTTGGACCTTCCGTTAGACCACCCCACTTCTCGGCTTTCCGGCGGGCAGAAGCAGCGCTTGGCCTTGGCCGGGGTGCTAGCCATGCGCCCCTCTTTGCTGTTGCTGGACGAGCCGACGGCGAATCTCGATCCGGACGGCGTGCGCGAGGTGCGTGATTCGGTCGCGCGCGTGCTTGCGCACACCGATGCCACATTCGTCGTGATCGAACATCGGGTCTCGATCTGGCAAGATCTCGTCGATCGAATCATCGTGCTCGACGCAGGCGGTGGCATTCTGGCCGATGGGCCGCCCACGGATGTGCTTTGTTCGCACGGTGAGCGGCTCGCGGAAAATGGTGTCTGGGTTCCCCAGCGTCCAGCGCCGGCACCGGTTCGTCGCCCAACCGGTGCCAGCGAGCCGTTGCTCCGCACCGAGTCGCTCGGGATCGCACGCACGCCCCGTCAGATCGTGCAGTCCGATCTGGATCTCACCGTGAACTCCGGCGAGATCCAGGTGATCACCGGAAAGAACGGCGTCGGCAAATCGACGCTAGCGCTCACAGTGGCGGGACTGCTGAAGCCCGGTTCGGGGCGCGTTGTCGCGACGCCCGGATTCGCCGCGGGAGCAGGCCCCAGCCCCATCGCGTGGAAGTCGCGTCAGCTGCTCCCGCGTATCGGCACGGTGTTTCAAGACCCGGAGCATCAGTTCATTGCGGCCACGGTACGTGCTGAGCTCGCCGTCGGACCGAAGGCACTCGGGCGGGACACCGCCGACACCCGACGGCACCTCGATGGTCTTCTCGAGCGTTTGCGCCTTGATCATCTCGCCGAAGCAAACCCGTTCACTCTCTCCGGCGGGGAGAAGAGGCGGTTGTCAGTGGCCACGGTACTGGCGAGTCGGCCCCGCCTGTTGGTGCTCGACGAGCCCACATTCGGGCAAGACTGTCGCACCTGGCAAGAGATCGTCACGTTGCTCGCTGAGCTTGCAGATGAGGGTACCGGGGTCATCGCCGTCTCGCATGACACCGAGTTTGTCACGGCGCTGGCCGACCGCCGGCTCGACCTGAATCTGCCCGTGGGGACGCCACAATGA
- a CDS encoding ECF transporter S component: MHASSTLNHAALSRTSTRPPRNVRWRVVDIVVASVIGVASGLIFVVWNQASNPLSGLLQPLLPGLQALLGGGWLFAGVLGGLIIRKPGAAIYTELIAAVVSTLVGNQWAALTLVSGVVQGLGAELVFAAFLYVNYRVFVAVLAGAAAGLAMAINDLLLWYPGSAAPFVTVYAISAIISGAVIAGLLSWFAMRGLARTGALSRFAAGREAGRRV; the protein is encoded by the coding sequence GTGCACGCATCATCAACCCTCAATCACGCCGCACTTTCCCGCACCTCAACGAGGCCGCCGAGAAATGTTCGCTGGCGAGTCGTCGACATCGTTGTGGCCAGTGTCATTGGCGTGGCGAGCGGTCTTATTTTTGTGGTCTGGAATCAGGCATCCAACCCGCTGAGCGGCCTGCTGCAGCCGCTGCTTCCCGGGCTGCAAGCCTTGCTGGGCGGCGGGTGGCTCTTCGCTGGAGTGCTCGGCGGTTTGATCATTCGCAAGCCCGGCGCAGCTATTTACACCGAACTGATCGCCGCCGTTGTCTCCACGCTGGTCGGTAACCAGTGGGCGGCGTTGACACTCGTTTCGGGTGTCGTTCAGGGCTTGGGCGCTGAACTCGTCTTCGCCGCATTCCTCTACGTCAACTACCGGGTATTCGTTGCTGTGCTGGCGGGTGCCGCCGCCGGTCTCGCGATGGCCATCAACGACCTTCTGCTGTGGTACCCGGGCTCTGCGGCGCCGTTTGTGACGGTGTACGCCATCTCAGCCATCATCTCGGGTGCGGTGATCGCCGGACTTCTGTCCTGGTTCGCCATGCGTGGCTTGGCGAGAACAGGGGCGCTGAGCCGGTTTGCCGCTGGGCGGGAGGCTGGACGGCGCGTCTAA
- a CDS encoding phage antirepressor KilAC domain-containing protein, with the protein MSALTPFRYAGTVVVSSEAIAEGSGVEHRAVLQLIHANLSDFEDFGQVAFEMRAGYNNAQVRVALLNEQQATLLMTFQRNTEQVRSFKKALVRAFFDMAREVVPPAEMSRLEILQFALESEQRAVQLEAKVAIDAPKVQAWDELASADGDYEVADAAKILARAGIETGQARLFKQLADLGWIFRGSHGKWKAFQTAVDAGYLAEKPMSHYHPKTGAVVLDPPQVRVTVRGLERLRVRLGSLDLAVVA; encoded by the coding sequence ATGAGCGCGCTCACCCCATTCAGATACGCCGGCACTGTTGTCGTCTCGTCGGAGGCAATCGCAGAAGGCTCGGGCGTTGAGCACCGCGCAGTGTTGCAGCTCATCCACGCCAACCTCTCTGACTTCGAAGACTTTGGGCAGGTCGCATTTGAAATGCGGGCTGGTTACAACAACGCTCAGGTGCGTGTCGCTCTTTTGAACGAGCAGCAGGCCACGCTCCTGATGACGTTCCAGCGAAACACTGAGCAGGTTCGGTCGTTCAAGAAGGCGCTTGTGCGGGCGTTCTTCGACATGGCACGCGAGGTCGTCCCGCCCGCTGAGATGTCCCGCCTCGAGATTCTGCAGTTCGCGCTCGAATCCGAGCAGCGCGCAGTACAGCTCGAGGCGAAGGTCGCGATCGATGCCCCGAAGGTCCAAGCATGGGATGAACTCGCCTCTGCTGACGGTGACTATGAGGTTGCTGATGCGGCGAAGATCCTGGCGCGTGCCGGTATTGAGACGGGGCAGGCGCGCCTGTTCAAGCAGCTTGCCGATCTTGGCTGGATCTTCCGTGGTTCTCACGGGAAGTGGAAAGCATTCCAGACGGCTGTCGATGCCGGCTATCTGGCCGAGAAGCCGATGAGCCACTACCACCCGAAGACCGGCGCTGTCGTTCTTGACCCGCCTCAGGTACGCGTGACTGTTCGCGGCCTTGAACGGTTGCGTGTCCGGCTCGGGTCGCTCGACCTGGCGGTGGTCGCATGA
- a CDS encoding energy-coupling factor transporter transmembrane component T family protein produces MSVLTPPRTDRGIGRINPVAKLGASLLLAGVLVLTIDWVSAAVALCCELVLFLFAGVSLRTLVWRTLPVWLAAPTVAVTTLLYGQESGAVYWSFGLIHVTEGSAALALASLLRVLAIGLPAVVLFITVDPTDLADGLAQVVRLPARFVLGGLAGLRLVGLFIDDWHALELARRARGVADGHAIRRVGSQAFALLVLSIRRGSKLATAMEARGFGSDAPRSWARESPFGAREWGLIALGALVAALAVTVAVLTGSWNFVLG; encoded by the coding sequence ATGAGCGTGTTGACGCCGCCCCGCACCGACAGGGGAATTGGGCGTATCAACCCGGTCGCCAAGCTCGGGGCCTCCCTTCTTCTTGCCGGGGTGCTCGTGCTCACGATCGACTGGGTGTCTGCGGCGGTTGCGCTCTGCTGTGAACTCGTGCTGTTTCTGTTTGCGGGAGTGTCTCTCCGAACCCTGGTCTGGCGCACCCTCCCGGTGTGGCTGGCCGCTCCCACCGTCGCGGTGACGACTCTGCTGTATGGCCAGGAATCGGGAGCCGTCTATTGGTCATTCGGGCTCATTCACGTCACAGAGGGCTCCGCAGCGCTCGCACTCGCCTCACTGCTGCGTGTGCTGGCGATCGGGTTACCCGCCGTGGTCCTTTTCATCACCGTCGACCCGACCGACCTCGCAGATGGGCTGGCGCAGGTGGTGCGGTTGCCCGCACGTTTCGTGCTGGGAGGGCTAGCCGGGTTGCGGTTGGTGGGGCTCTTCATCGACGATTGGCATGCGCTCGAGCTAGCACGGAGGGCCAGAGGTGTGGCCGACGGTCATGCAATTCGGCGCGTCGGTAGCCAAGCCTTCGCCTTGCTCGTCCTGTCAATTCGGCGAGGAAGCAAATTGGCAACAGCAATGGAGGCCCGAGGTTTCGGGTCGGATGCGCCGCGCAGTTGGGCCCGGGAATCCCCATTTGGTGCGCGCGAATGGGGATTGATCGCACTCGGTGCGCTGGTGGCGGCCCTGGCCGTGACAGTCGCTGTCTTGACGGGAAGCTGGAATTTTGTTCTTGGATGA
- the orn gene encoding oligoribonuclease, with product MTNSSDRLVWIDCEMTGLDLGVDELVEIAVVITDYDLNPVDPGIAIVIKPDDNALEQMSDFVRDMHTTSGLIEEIPAGVSAAEAEYQVLEYVLKFIPAEQRAPLAGNSIGTDRGFISKYMPRLDNQLHYRNVDVSSLKELARRWYPRVYFNAPAKDGGHRALADILESIRELAYYRKALFVADPGPSSDQAKTFASEVVNIFAPKM from the coding sequence ATGACAAATAGCAGTGACCGGTTGGTATGGATCGACTGTGAGATGACCGGCCTTGACCTCGGCGTTGATGAGCTTGTTGAGATCGCCGTCGTCATTACGGACTACGACTTGAACCCGGTCGACCCGGGAATCGCGATCGTGATCAAGCCCGATGACAACGCGCTCGAGCAGATGAGTGACTTTGTGCGCGACATGCACACGACCTCCGGTCTGATCGAAGAGATCCCCGCCGGCGTGAGCGCGGCAGAGGCCGAGTACCAGGTGCTCGAATATGTGCTCAAGTTCATCCCTGCCGAGCAGCGGGCGCCGCTGGCCGGAAACTCGATCGGCACCGACCGCGGGTTCATCTCCAAGTACATGCCGCGACTCGACAATCAGCTGCATTACCGCAACGTCGATGTGTCGTCGCTGAAAGAGCTTGCGCGCCGCTGGTACCCCCGCGTGTACTTTAATGCGCCCGCAAAAGACGGCGGACACCGTGCCCTGGCCGACATTCTTGAATCAATTCGGGAACTCGCATATTACAGAAAAGCCCTGTTCGTGGCCGATCCGGGACCCTCAAGTGACCAGGCAAAAACCTTCGCAAGCGAGGTGGTGAACATCTTCGCCCCAAAGATGTAA